A stretch of Clostridium formicaceticum DNA encodes these proteins:
- the folB gene encoding dihydroneopterin aldolase: MDKILLKNLGFYGYHGVLPEENVLGQKFFLDIELYVDLKTAGISDNVEDTVNYAEVYNIAKDIVENKRFQLIEALGESIASTVLGQFPVVKEIVITIRKPEAPVRGIYDYFGVEIRRRSNG; the protein is encoded by the coding sequence ATGGATAAAATACTTTTAAAAAACTTAGGATTTTATGGTTACCATGGTGTATTGCCAGAGGAAAATGTATTGGGACAAAAATTTTTTCTGGACATTGAGCTTTATGTAGATTTAAAAACAGCAGGCATCAGCGATAATGTTGAAGATACTGTCAATTACGCTGAAGTCTACAACATTGCAAAGGATATTGTTGAAAACAAAAGGTTTCAGCTCATAGAGGCTTTGGGAGAAAGCATAGCAAGTACTGTTTTAGGACAGTTTCCTGTGGTGAAAGAGATTGTAATTACCATAAGAAAACCTGAAGCACCTGTAAGAGGGATTTATGATTATTTTGGTGTGGAAATAAGGAGAAGATCAAATGGCTAA
- a CDS encoding DUF3298 and DUF4163 domain-containing protein has protein sequence MIQEEGKGQILKRKLIRHRVSLTYPEIVDLENKEVEKTINDLIQEEIYKMIVEQGYEEDYTKEFWGEYKVKLKENNILSMLIYINSYSKGAAHGLTAVKAINVDLISGKTYELQDLFVKNGVYIEKINEIIKEEIVEKDIPLLVEFETIDKKQDFYLTEDAVIIFFQLYEYTPYAYGIPEFSIPYAVLADLIDESSPMKVLIA, from the coding sequence ATGATTCAAGAAGAGGGTAAAGGGCAAATACTCAAGAGAAAGTTAATAAGACATAGAGTAAGTCTAACTTATCCAGAAATAGTAGATTTAGAGAATAAAGAAGTGGAGAAGACAATAAACGACCTTATTCAAGAAGAAATCTATAAAATGATTGTAGAACAGGGGTATGAGGAGGATTATACAAAAGAATTTTGGGGTGAATACAAAGTAAAGCTTAAGGAAAACAATATTTTAAGCATGTTGATCTATATTAATTCTTACTCTAAGGGGGCGGCTCATGGACTAACTGCTGTCAAAGCAATTAATGTAGATTTGATAAGTGGAAAAACTTATGAATTACAGGATTTATTTGTAAAAAACGGTGTCTATATTGAAAAAATTAACGAAATCATAAAGGAAGAAATTGTTGAAAAGGACATACCACTTTTGGTAGAGTTCGAAACCATTGATAAAAAACAAGATTTTTATCTAACAGAGGATGCTGTAATTATTTTTTTCCAATTATATGAATATACTCCTTATGCTTATGGTATACCAGAGTTTTCAATTCCTTATGCAGTTTTAGCAGATTTGATCGACGAAAGTAGTCCTATGAAAGTTTTGATTGCCTAA
- the folE gene encoding GTP cyclohydrolase I FolE has product MDKPKIERAIRDILEAIGEDPDREGLKDTPKRIARMYEEIFLGLEADPKEHLDIYFQDEKHEELVLVKDISFYSSCEHHLVPFYGKAHVGYIPKDGKLTGLSKLARVVDTIAKRPQLQERLTSMIADTIVEKLQPHGVIVVVEAEHMCMTMRGVKKPGAKTLTSVVRGVFQKDAKARAEAMALIDFGR; this is encoded by the coding sequence ATGGATAAACCAAAAATAGAACGTGCAATAAGAGATATATTAGAAGCTATAGGGGAAGATCCCGATAGAGAAGGATTAAAGGATACACCAAAGCGTATTGCTAGAATGTATGAAGAGATATTTCTAGGATTAGAGGCTGATCCCAAAGAACATTTGGACATATACTTTCAAGATGAAAAACATGAGGAGCTAGTTTTAGTAAAGGACATATCTTTTTATTCCTCATGTGAACATCATTTAGTTCCTTTTTATGGAAAAGCCCATGTAGGATATATTCCTAAAGATGGAAAACTAACTGGTTTAAGTAAACTGGCTAGAGTTGTGGATACAATAGCAAAAAGACCTCAACTTCAAGAACGACTAACTTCTATGATTGCTGATACGATTGTTGAAAAGCTACAACCTCATGGGGTGATTGTTGTAGTAGAAGCAGAGCATATGTGTATGACCATGAGGGGGGTAAAAAAGCCTGGTGCCAAAACCTTAACCTCTGTAGTAAGAGGGGTATTTCAAAAAGATGCGAAGGCAAGGGCAGAGGCTATGGCATTAATTGACTTTGGTAGGTAA
- the folK gene encoding 2-amino-4-hydroxy-6-hydroxymethyldihydropteridine diphosphokinase yields MAKGYLGLGSNMGDKKEYLDQAIEQINQHPSITVKKVSSYYETDPIGYTEQDVFLNVVVEIDTSLSPYELLAYCNEIEELLKRKRIIRWGPRTIDVDVLLYENYTSDDEKLTVPHPRMWKRAFVMIPLYEIAKDITNNGEHIGEIIKNLCKEGIRKVDYDG; encoded by the coding sequence ATGGCTAAAGGGTATTTAGGCTTGGGAAGTAATATGGGGGATAAGAAAGAATATTTGGATCAAGCGATTGAACAAATCAATCAGCATCCATCAATTACTGTCAAAAAGGTATCTTCTTACTATGAAACAGATCCTATAGGTTACACAGAACAAGATGTGTTTTTAAATGTAGTTGTAGAAATCGATACAAGTTTATCTCCTTATGAATTGCTGGCCTATTGCAATGAGATTGAAGAACTGTTAAAACGAAAAAGAATCATAAGGTGGGGGCCAAGAACAATTGATGTAGACGTCTTACTCTATGAAAACTATACTTCTGACGATGAAAAGTTAACTGTACCTCATCCTCGTATGTGGAAAAGAGCTTTTGTAATGATTCCTCTGTATGAGATTGCAAAAGATATTACCAACAACGGTGAGCATATAGGAGAGATAATAAAAAACCTTTGCAAAGAAGGAATTAGGAAGGTTGACTATGACGGATAA
- the folP gene encoding dihydropteroate synthase, with amino-acid sequence MQNIQYYPNRKIELKCGDYTLALGSKTYVMGILNVTPDSFSDGGNYSDIEKAVTHAQKMVLEGADIIDIGGESTRPGAGEVPADVELSRVLPVLERLVREVKVPISVDTYKAQVAEKVLEAGAHIINDVWGLQRDLDMAGVIAKYDVPVIVMHNQLGTEYDKDIVESISDFFKKSIHMALEAGVKKEKIILDPGIGFGKTPQQNMEIMARLGEFNALGHSILLGTSRKSMIGKILDLPPEQRVEGTLATSVMGIVQGVDIIRVHDIVENVRTVKVTDAIVRLQQHG; translated from the coding sequence ATGCAAAACATTCAGTATTATCCAAATAGAAAAATAGAGTTAAAATGCGGAGATTACACCTTGGCACTAGGTTCTAAAACTTATGTTATGGGGATTTTAAATGTAACACCAGATTCTTTTTCTGATGGTGGTAATTACTCTGATATTGAAAAAGCTGTAACGCATGCACAAAAGATGGTACTTGAAGGTGCTGATATTATAGACATAGGTGGAGAGTCTACTAGACCAGGGGCAGGAGAGGTTCCTGCTGATGTAGAACTTAGCAGGGTCTTACCAGTACTAGAAAGACTGGTAAGAGAGGTAAAGGTGCCTATATCTGTAGATACCTATAAGGCGCAAGTAGCAGAAAAAGTACTAGAGGCAGGAGCCCATATCATAAATGATGTATGGGGCTTACAGAGAGATCTAGATATGGCAGGTGTTATCGCTAAATATGATGTTCCTGTGATTGTTATGCACAACCAGCTAGGAACAGAGTATGACAAAGATATTGTGGAATCTATAAGCGACTTTTTTAAGAAATCCATTCATATGGCTTTAGAAGCAGGAGTAAAGAAAGAAAAAATTATTTTAGATCCTGGAATAGGATTTGGGAAAACGCCCCAACAGAATATGGAGATTATGGCGAGATTAGGAGAATTTAATGCGTTGGGACATTCTATTCTTTTAGGAACATCGAGAAAATCTATGATAGGAAAGATTCTAGACCTGCCTCCAGAGCAGAGGGTTGAAGGGACTTTAGCTACATCTGTCATGGGAATTGTACAGGGTGTTGATATTATTCGCGTCCATGATATCGTAGAAAATGTAAGAACTGTTAAAGTCACTGATGCCATTGTGAGGTTACAACAGCATGGATAA
- the aroF gene encoding 3-deoxy-7-phosphoheptulonate synthase produces the protein MTDKKILTGKKKIIEVGNIKLGGHYSPVYIAGPCAVESKQQIMETALSLKEIGVDILRGGVFKPRTSPYAFQGLGREGLEYLKEAGETAGLPIITELMDEGHMEIVAEYADIIQVGSRNMFNYSLLKALGSVKKPILLKRGMCATINEWMLAAEYIAVHGNQDIILCERGIRGFDNYTRNTLDLAAVPIMQKETGLPVIVDPSHATGIKDLVTPMSRAALACGANGLMIEVHPNPSCALSDGQQSLNFQEYRQLRQDI, from the coding sequence ATGACGGATAAAAAAATTTTAACCGGTAAAAAGAAAATAATAGAGGTAGGAAATATAAAACTTGGTGGTCATTATTCTCCAGTATATATAGCAGGACCCTGTGCTGTGGAATCAAAACAGCAAATTATGGAAACTGCACTTTCATTAAAAGAAATAGGTGTAGATATTTTAAGAGGAGGCGTTTTTAAGCCTCGTACAAGTCCCTATGCTTTTCAAGGTTTGGGTAGAGAAGGCTTAGAATATTTGAAAGAGGCTGGTGAGACTGCTGGTTTGCCTATTATAACAGAACTTATGGATGAAGGTCATATGGAAATTGTAGCAGAATATGCTGACATCATTCAGGTAGGATCAAGAAATATGTTTAATTATTCTTTATTAAAGGCACTAGGTAGCGTGAAAAAACCTATTCTTCTAAAAAGAGGAATGTGTGCCACCATAAATGAGTGGATGTTGGCGGCTGAGTATATTGCTGTTCACGGCAATCAAGATATTATTTTATGCGAAAGAGGTATTAGGGGTTTTGATAATTATACTAGGAATACATTAGATTTAGCTGCGGTGCCTATTATGCAGAAAGAGACAGGTCTGCCGGTAATTGTAGATCCTAGTCATGCTACAGGTATTAAGGATTTAGTAACACCTATGTCAAGAGCCGCTTTAGCCTGCGGTGCCAATGGTTTAATGATAGAAGTTCATCCTAATCCTTCCTGCGCTTTGAGTGATGGACAACAGTCATTGAATTTTCAGGAGTACAGACAGTTACGACAAGATATATAG
- a CDS encoding aminotransferase class IV, producing MYISINGHLTSQEEARITPLSEGLSYGYGVFETIKFQGETIYFLREHVERLKDGCRKINLLLDIEVGAIKKHCSELVQKNHLVTGALKISCIKNGEEKYIILSTRENKYTSKDYKKGFKLCFTDIKRNPYSVLTYIKSNNYMENFLARQQALNNDYDEVIFTNFHGEICEGALSNIFFVKKGILHTPSIDCGILPGIMRQKIIDITGDIKLPIVIGKYTIEDIMMAEEIFITNSLLEIMPICQIQDKKIDLQKNIITQTLMRHYNQYIATLD from the coding sequence ATGTATATTTCTATAAATGGGCACCTAACTTCTCAGGAAGAAGCAAGGATAACACCTTTGAGTGAAGGTCTTTCCTACGGTTATGGTGTATTTGAAACAATAAAATTTCAGGGTGAGACAATCTATTTTTTAAGGGAACATGTAGAGAGACTTAAAGACGGTTGTAGAAAAATAAATTTGCTACTAGATATTGAAGTAGGGGCGATAAAAAAACATTGTAGTGAGCTTGTGCAAAAAAATCATTTAGTAACAGGTGCATTAAAAATTTCTTGTATAAAAAATGGAGAAGAAAAATATATCATTTTATCTACAAGAGAAAATAAATATACTAGCAAAGATTATAAAAAAGGTTTCAAGCTGTGCTTTACTGATATAAAAAGAAATCCTTATTCAGTTCTGACTTATATCAAGTCTAACAACTATATGGAAAATTTCTTAGCAAGACAACAGGCATTGAATAATGATTATGATGAAGTGATTTTTACGAATTTTCATGGAGAAATTTGTGAAGGCGCTTTGTCGAATATCTTTTTTGTCAAAAAGGGTATATTGCATACACCTTCTATAGATTGTGGTATCTTGCCAGGAATCATGCGGCAAAAAATTATTGATATTACGGGGGATATCAAACTACCAATTGTTATTGGAAAGTATACGATAGAAGATATTATGATGGCAGAAGAGATATTTATCACCAATTCTCTTTTGGAAATTATGCCGATATGCCAAATACAAGATAAAAAAATAGATTTACAAAAAAATATTATTACTCAAACACTGATGAGACACTATAACCAGTATATAGCTACATTAGACTAA